From Strix uralensis isolate ZFMK-TIS-50842 chromosome 1, bStrUra1, whole genome shotgun sequence, a single genomic window includes:
- the TGM4 gene encoding protein-glutamine gamma-glutamyltransferase 4: MSNNSGSDLKVTGIDFLKSQNTLLHHTDEYNIENLVVRRGQPFLLQLSFSRELKAADKLSLRFGIGEKPMKTRGTLMSLSVKREQDLSGWQISIVKNSGKECLLSVTSSPRAPVGKYILNVKTGTNIYKPPNGPMYLLFNPWCKDDVVFLDDEAQRKEYVLNDTGFIYVGSAYRIYDKPWNFGQFEEFVLDACMYLLDNSKLKLSNRSDPVSVSRVMSALVNANDDSGVLMGNWSGNYNNGTSPVDWIGSVSILQQYYKTKKPVCYGQCWVFAGVLTTVMRCLGIPSRCVSNFNSAHDTEENLTVDIYMDESGRIENGISFDSVWNFHVWNDVWMKRKDLPEGFDGWQAIDSTPQEQSGGIFQCGPCPLKAVREGDVYLPFDGKFVYAEVNADKVYWMVKKVNGKDKYIKLNTETQDIGVNISTKAVGQDKREDITAQYKFPEGSKEERKAMQRALSFIQPPGLTPRTRMPSTVPMAGAVSQPAVPCEAVPKSGVHLEIASKEALYPGNPLELVITVKTSTPGTWTINLTGSCQLQSYTGKVEASLGCVKETIKLEGKSEMQVPLKIAADAYMKTLSLVEDEVLIHITAIAEVQGTDYKLTKDMTMRFEYPPITIQMPETAKLNKEFTCAFIFKNNLNVPLDNCKLLVEGLGIFKMSTFDEGDVKPGRIIKSEIICTPTRLGEKKIIAKLISTQIKGISAVKAITVTE; this comes from the exons ATGAGCAATAACTCTG GGAGCGATCTGAAGGTCACTGGGATTGACTTTCTCAAGAGCCAGAACACCCTCCTGCACCACACAGATGAGTACAACATTGAGAACCTGGTGGTGCGGCGTGGGCAGCCctttctgctgcagctcagcttcaGCAGGGAGCTGAAGGCTGCTGACAAGCTGTCGCTGCGTTTTGGCATTG GTGAGAAGCCAATGAAAACCAGGGGGACCCTGATGTCGCTGAGCGTGAAGCGGGAGCAGGATCTCAGCGGGTGGCAAATCTCCATCGTCAAGAACAGCGGCAAAGAG TGCCTGCTGTCTGTCACCAGCTCACCCAGGGCCCCTGTGGGAAAATACATCCTGAACGTGAAGACCGGAACTAACATTTACAAGCCCCCAAACGGTCCTATGTACCTTTTGTTCAACCCTTGGTGCAAAG ATGATGTCGTCTTCCTGGACGATGAGGCGCAAAGAAAGGAGTACGTGCTCAATGATACAGGCTTCATCTATGTTGGCTCTGCATATCGCATATATGATAAACCCTGGAATTTCGGGCAG TTTGAGGAATTTGTCTTGGATGCCTGCATGTATCTGCTGGACAACAGCAAACTCAAGCTGAGCAATAGAAGCGATCCTGTGTCTGTGTCCCGAGTCATGTCTGCTTTG GTTAATGCCAATGATGACAGTGGTGTCCTGATGGGGAACTGGTCAGGGAATTACAACAACGGGACCTCCCCTGTGGATTGGATCGGGAGCGTCTCAATTTTGCAGCAGTATTACAAAACAAAGAAGCCGGTCTGTTATGGTCAATGTTGGGTCTTTGCAGGAGTCCTCACTACAG TCATGCGCTGCTTGGGGATCCCATCCCGCTGCGTGAGTAACTTCAACTCAGCACACGATACAGAGGAGAACCTGACAGTTGACATTTACATGGACGAATCTGGAAGAATTGAGAACGGGATATCCTTCGACTCTGTCTG GAACTTCCACGTGTGGAACGATGTCTGGATGAAGCGGAAAGATCTGCCAGAGGGGTTTGATGGCTGGCAGGCAATTGATTCAACCCCTCAGGAGCAAAGTGGAG GTATTTTCCAGTGTGGTCCATGCCCGCTGAAGGCTGTCCGAGAAGGGGATGTGTATTTGCCCTTCGACGGCAAGTTTGTGTATGCAGAAGTGAATGCTGACAAAGTCTACTGGATGGTCAAAAAAGTGAACGGCAAGGATAAGTATATCAAGCTGAACACGGAGACCCAAGACATTGGCGTAAACATAAGCACAAAAGCCGTTGGGCAGGACAAGCGGGAAGACATCACCGCGCAGTACAAATTCCCTGAAG GCtccaaagaggaaaggaaggccATGCAGAGAGCTTTGTCCTTCATACAGCCTCCAGGACTGACACCTCGTACACGCATGCCTTCAACTGTGCCCATGGCTGGTGCAGTCTCCCAGCCTGCGGTCCCATGTGAGGCAGTTCCCAAGTCTGGGGTCCATCTTGAGATAGCCAGTAAAGAAGCTTTGTACCCTGGCAATCCCCTTGAACTGGTCATCACAGTGAAGACCTCAACTCCTGGGACCTGGACCATCAATCTTACCGGCTCCTGCCAGCTGCAGTCCTATACTGGGAAAGTTGAGGCCAGCCTTGGATGTGTCAAGGAGACCATCAAGCTTGAAGGCAAATCTG AGATGCAGGTCCCTCTGAAAATCGCGGCTGATGCGTACATGAAGACTCTGTCCTTGGTGGAAGACGAAGTGCTCATCCACATCACCGCCATTGCCGAGGTCCAGGGGACGGATTACAAACTCACCAAGGACATGACAATGAGATTCGAGTACCCTCCCATCACCATCCAG ATGCCAGAAACAGCCAAACTGAACAAGGAGTTCACCTGTGCCTTCATCTTCAAGAACAACCTGAACGTGCCCCTGGACAACTGCAAGCTGCTGGTGGAGGGCTTGGGCATATTTAAGATGTCAACATTTGATGAGGG gGATGTAAAGCCTGGTAGGATCATTAAGTCTGAAATAATATGCACTCCAACAAGActaggagagaagaaaataatagcCAAGCTGATCTCGACCCAGATCAAAGGGATCTCTGCAGTGAAGGCCATCACCGTCACTGAGTAG